A window of Chaetodon trifascialis isolate fChaTrf1 chromosome 3, fChaTrf1.hap1, whole genome shotgun sequence genomic DNA:
GCTTAACACTTTTTCACCCTCACTCAGTCCCCCCTACCATACATACTGTCCAcactgagtttgtttttgtggcCAGTGATGGATCCATTAGTACTGTCTGACTGTACAGCAGCCCTCTCCTCCAGTGTACACACAAGGCATTTGGAGCTCGTCGCCTCACACTTTGGGATAAAAGGTGTTTATATCTTTCTGTAATAAACCTCACATTCTCAAGTTTCTATAGCATGCAGCCATACTTCCCCTATTCTTCCCTTTCCATTAACTATTAAGGGTAACTTTGCCgatgaaaatgcacaaaaggTACTGACCACACATACATGACCCCCCCTCCTGCCTCCATTCTGTGTCCattgaacaatgttgaaataaaGCGGTCAGATTCTTGCTTGGTGTCATGTTTCAGTGACCAGGTGGCTGGAATTTGAGATCATGCCTTAGCTGATCGGCCACTATAAGTGAATGAGTGATAAAATGTTGTTACATGTGGCGGCCTGACAGCATCTGAACTGCTGATGTCAAGGGTGCTGGATTTCTGCATAGCCTGGTTTCCTCCTCACACTCAGtccagtacagtacagtatgtgaccAGGGAGAGGCTCCCCTGCCGAGACTTTTAAAGTTGTGGTCATTGATACGCAAAGAGTTTTAGATCAGTGGTTAGGGTGGCATATCCACTGACAGGCACGTTATTACTCATCAGCCACAGTTCCGCAGATTGTATTTCAAGTGTTAGGAATCTCCCGAGTCACCTTCGAGGCGTTTATGTCACTGGTGCGCGTGGGTCCATCTGTCTGCCATCAGTGTAGAGGCAGCCTACCTGCGGAGCAAGAAGAGCGAGGACACAGAGACCTGGACCTGGTCCTTCTTGCTTAAGAGGAGTGTGAAGCGACTGCCAAAAGATGTCACATCAAACTGGAATTAATGGTAAGTTCATTTTTTACGGGAAAACTAAACTGTCTTaaggctgtttttgtgtggtgCTCTAGCTGTCTCCAAATTCCAAATTCAGTTAGGCGTTTAAGtgtttaattttactttactttagCTTTTGAGCTGTTCATTCATGCAATACATCCTGACAATCTTACTGATAAAGTTTTCTGATATCctccaaaaaaaaccaaaaactttTAAGATCACCTCAAAGCGGTACCTCATGGATAGAAATAATCGTTTACTAAGCTTCATATGTATGAAATTGTAAGCTTGTATATGACTAATTCACAGTTaaaatgtcagtctgtgttGTCACACCATTAATCATGATATTTAGCACCTACAGGCCTTTATGCAAAGTTTAAGAGCTGCATATGTGTGTTATGGCATTTGGTAATTGGAGCGTGGGGGGACGGGTTGGCAGAAGAGCACCTCTCTCACCTTTCTCACCTGGTCTTTCATCATTTATGAGGCAGCTGTGTTTGGTAaccatggagagagagaaggagggagtgCATGAAATAGCTGAATCTAGTTTTCAGCACCAAACTACCATTCATGGGTCTGAAGGTTTGGGAAGAGTACAATTGTTTTACCTCGATGATTCAAACTCCTTAGTGGCTCCTTGGTGCATGTGTCCCCTGTCTGAGTAACTTTAGGTGATGGTGTGACAATCTGGCAGTGGATCAAATTTTCTCCCTGAAGTGGAGGCTCGGGTTCTTACCTACCCAACTCTGTCTCACTTGCTTTCAACCCCCCATCCTCAGTTTTGACTTGTCTGCCTTATATCTGGTTACTTCAGCAACATCTGAGCTGAGAGAGTTTCTGGCCCGAGCAAGGGGAGGTGCCATCAGAATAATGAAGATAGTCATCAGAAACGGTAAACATGAATTGTTTCTTGTATTTGGAGAGATTTGACACAAGAGAAGTTTTTTGTTCTAAGTCCTGAGTTGAGCTGATGCACGTTTTTGTCTGCAGAGGAGTTGGTGCTAGATTGGTACAGAGAGCCAGCACAGAGCTGGGACAAGGACTACGATCAGttcctgcttcctctgctcACGCCTCAGGAACCCTGCTACATCCTCTACCGCCTGGACTCCCAGAATGCACAGGGATACGAGTGGATCTTCATCGCCTGGTCACCTGACCAATCACCAGTATGTCTGGAGCGGCTGCGTCAGAGAGCCATAGTTTCAAGTATAGTTATGCAACGTCTGCAGCCtaaattattttaaatgaaaatagatGTCTAAACACATTGCCATGAACTAAGAGAAAAATATCAGCAGAAAaacttttttaattttgtttttattggtgAGATCAttcacagttgtttttttttttatgaaaactaatgcagtcaattaaattaaaatcatttCAACTGCTGGAGACAAGAGGTGTTCGGTGACAAGTCCGTTCTCAGTGTGAGTGGACCCTAACCCAAACTCTAGAGACCATAATAACTGTTGTTCATGTTCAttacctcctcctgtctgttgtGGCACCCATTAGGTGAGGCAGAAGATGGTGTATGCAGCCACTCGAGCCACACTGAAGAAGGAGTTTGGAGGAGGTCACATTAAAGATGAAGTGTTTGGCACAGTTGAGGTCAGTAAAATGGTTCCGGCCTAACGACTGATCGGTGAATCTTCCCCTGCTGGTGATTCAGTGCCCCCTCCGTGTGCGTGCTTTGCAGGACGACCTGTGCTTCCAGGGGTACCTGCGACAcatgtcctcctgctgctccccGGCTCCCCTCACAGCAGCCGAGCAGGAATTACAACGAATTAAAGTCACAGAGGTGAAGTTCAACCAATGCAAACTGTCTGAATATGATATGAGCTGCTCCTGAATGTGTTATGTACGTTATGTGTGCTCACCTGGTTTGCTTCTACTTTGTCCCACGCAGGACAAAGTAGTATGGGTACGTAGATTTTCTTCCTAATACAAattcaagtgtgtgtgcttgaggaGGACAGGTTTTAAAATTGTCCCTTATGTCTGCAGGATGAACGTAGACGAATTGGGACTCCAACAGCACGAGCGAGGGTTTGTTACAATCTGTCtggcatttcattttctgttgtgtgttgGGACGTATCAGCACTGagatctctgtgtttttctatgCTGCAGGTTACAATGGAGTTTGGCTTAGACAAAAGGGCACAGACTCTTCAAGGTCTTGCATTCCCATTACAGGAAGAGGCCAAACGAGCTCTGCAGCAACTCAAGCAGAGGCGCATCAACTACATACAGCTGGTGAGCCCAGACAGAGAAGCTTTATCACTAATTACATCATGTGCAACATGCAACACATTGCctgtaaacaaaacaagctgtaaGGATCTATTCTTGAAACaaactgtgtgtcagtgtttgccAGTAAAATTGGCTGTGCATGACTTGACCCTGAACAAAGCTTGTTTGTGTATGTTATGCTGCAGAGGCTGGATGTAGAGAAAGAGACCATTGAGCTGGTTCACACCAAACCTACGGAGACCCAGGAGCTTCCATACAGGATCCCCACAGATTCACCCAGATACCACTTCTTCATCTTCAAACATTCCCACCAGGGCCAGCTGCAGGAGGCGCTGGGTCAGTACACACTCGCACTGTCATTGTATAATTTAGCTTTCTGTTTTCAAGAGACTGGAGGGAGCTCCATGTGTCCTACTATGCAAAACCTCCCATTGCATGACCTCCTTGTCAAGTGACTCGACGTGAAAGCTTAAGGCTGCACTTATCAGGATTTTTACGTATAttaacaatgcatcaaatggcTCTGTGTAACATGAAAGGTGTCGCCCAACGTGAACCCAGAGAAATTCCTACTTGCACTTTTGCTTCAGCTTTATGGAGAggtttaattcaattcaattcaatatgcctttattcgtcccgcgaggggaaattccaatttcacagcagcatcaaaatgGATAGAatgttaaaagacaacaagtgcgtGCAAGTTTAGCCTTTAGTTTAGCGCCATTCAGCACTTAGTTTTGGCCAAGTTTTACTGTTTCAGTTCACTCTCGCTGCTCATCAGCctcatcaccagcagcagcatgcatctgttttcagagaaaaagctctgatgGACCCGTTCTACAcaacagcaccaaacagcagacaaagtcaGCATATAGCTGATGAACATAGTGGGTATTTAAAAAGCTAAAGAGcaagatatttccctcaggtgTCGGTCGAGACCAAAACGGAGCTACAAAGGTAGTGAATATTacacttacattcatcaggtggcaaGGAACAtggctccaaatgaatgataatgttgcttcATGTCTGCAGGGATGAGTAAATAGAAACTTACTTACAAGTTAACCATAATAGCTTTGTTACAGTAGGTGACAATATGTCAATTTTGTGCTTTTAGCTTGttccactgcccccaagtggctcAAAACGAATGAATTGCAGCTGTCAGAAACTACAAACTCATTGGCCTTTTCACAGTCACCACATGTGATTAATTAAATGTTACGACTGTTGACTAGCTTTAGTGTTAGCACCTGTACACTTGAGCACTGGATGTTCCAGTACTCTGTCCAGGCCTGCTGTCCAGCTCAGAGAAGGTGGGAGTGATTATGAGTTTTAGTATCTAATCCATTTCAGTGTCAAAGCTTAAAGAGCTTTAACTGCAGAGCTGGTACTTAGATCTGATTCAGTGCAAATGTCAGCCGCTTAAAGGCGTCGACTTCATTATCTCTTCCAGTGTTCATATATTCCATGCCAGGGTACACCTGCAGCATCAAAGAACGGATGTTGTATTCCAGCTGTAAGAACAGGCTACTGGACGAGGTGGAGAGAGACTACCAGCTGGAGGTCACCAAAAAGgtacagccccccccccccccccaccacacacacacaagggcatGAGTGGCCATTAATctgtgtgttattattattgtgtgtgtagATGGAGATAGACAGCGGTGACGGCCTGACAGAAGACTTCCTGTACGAGGAGGTCCACCCAATGGAGCACACCTTAAAGCAGGCCTTTGCAAAGCCCCGCGGACCGGGAGGGAAGAGGGGCAACAAACGGCTCATCAAGGGTGCAGGGGAGAACGGGGACGAAAGCTAGACgtcatagacacacacacacagagaaggcattatacacaagcacacaagcaaacaacacAATATCTATGATTTGACTTGTTATTTGACTGTTTAGCTTCTAGTCATTTCCTCTATCGACTTACAGACATAgatttcacactgaaaacaggacaaaatagATCCACCCTAAAGCAGAATTCATACATGTTTTCCATCAGTGAAAGATGTGAGCAAGAGCTCTGTTTGTAGAGTGAGTCTGACCGGGCACTCTGGCTGATATGTGCATGTTAAAGTGTCAGTATTTTGAGGTCTCATTGGAAGGTTTTGTTCCTCTTAAACCCTGCTAATCCATCAGTGTGTCAGTCATTACGAACAATGGTGCAGCCAGACTTTTTTTCAAACCCACAAAACTTTATGTTCAATTATCCAAAACTTTCCAAAGATACCAAACACACAAggaaatgtgaataaaatgatgcacaaaacaTCTAGAATATTTCCATATCATGTAAAGGTGAAAGCCGCATAAACAGGGAGTGTTAGGTTTGAATATGTTTCTCTGTAAAGATGAATACAGCTTTAATAAAAACTTTGCTGATACACAATAAGTATGATACAGTCAGACAATGTGGATTATGATATTTGGGAAAAGTACAATAATTAGCTTTCTTGCTGagtgttagatgagaagattgctGCCACTCTCGTGTCTGTACATTAAATAAGAAGCTatagccagcagccagttagcttagcttagcacaacgaccagaaacagggggaaacaactagcctggctctgttcaaagtaCCTCTGACGCTCACTTTATAtctaatttgtttaatttgttcaaaattcaaagcataaaaacaagagTTGCGGTGTTAAGAGTGCAGATATTGCACTACTTCAGATAAAAACTGGATGTTCAGGAGTTAAATTACTTTTTGTATATCACAGTCATATTAATTTACACTTGCCAATTGCCATCCAAGttgaatgcagtgtttcccatctGATATGCCTTCTCTTGTCTCTGCTCTTAATTTTTTTCATCCCTCCACTAATATTTATTGAGCTCTTCACAATTATTGGGAAATAGCTATGAAATTTCTGCTTTAGGGTGGATTATCCTTTATATTGCCTAGGTATAGGCCTATGCTGTGCCCATGGTTCACTCGTAACCACATGCAAATTCATCCACATCACATTTACAGTTGCCTTTGCCTCCTTCAGTCGCCTGAGCAAGGTTTGACTGGACCCAGATGAAGGCTGTTGTTTTACATGGTCctacaataaaatattttctttattttccactgtttgtcccctcattcctctctctctgactctgtgtgtgtgtgtgtgtgtgtgtgtgtgtgtgtgtgtgtgtgtgtgtgtgtgtgtgtgtgtgtgtgtgtgtgtgtgtgtgtgtgtgtgtgtgtgtgtgtgtgtgtgtgtgtgtgtgatatcctATGTCCAGCAGGCTGGCAGCAGCAGGGATCACAGCTCAGCAGTAGAGGTcaatttgttgtgtgtgtgtttccaggaaGGCTCTGTACTCAGAAGTCTTCGGCCATGCAGTTGTGCTGCTTTCATACCTCACAGGAAAGACGGTTGATGTGAACCTATTTTCTTGGAAACGCAGTTCAGAGCTGAGTGGCAGCTTTCAAGTGGTCATTATCTTTGTACATGGGAACTGGGGGTGGGTGATGATGAACCTTGACTTTGTGAAGACACACTGACTCCTGACACCAGCCAGTTCAGACAAATTCCAGGAAAACAAGTCAACCATTTGCACCACACAGGCAATTTTCTTCATGATAATATAGCAAGAACCACTGGCTGAACGGGTGTTGTTCAATGCATGATGACGAATCTGGAGAGAAAAAATTAGTAAGGGAATTTAACGAGTGCTTGGATGTTCATATATGAGTGTTTTACTGTACAATATGAAGCAAGTGATACTCACTGAGTCCGTGTGTGCACTGAAAGTAACCCATAGATGTAAAGTCAGAAATCAAGGCGCCAGGCTGAAACCATGCAAGCGTTACATAATAGGTTACAGACATGTAAAAGCGTCGTTTCTATTGCACGCAGATGCAGCATTAAAGACAttactggcagcagcagcatgaagtTAACGCCAACATTACCGGAAGTACTGCTGTAGTCCTTCAACTTAAAAGGTTGAGAACTGATCGTAGAGCAGGTGATggcggaaacaaaacaacaaattataTTGGACACACTACAGGCAGACACTTGGGCCTACTATATCTGgaatattaaatgaaaaaaacattacataCTTCATATGACTAAATACAGTTAAAACTATTACAGTCTAATTCAAAAATCCTGCAATATAGTCTGCTTTCATAAGGCTCAGCTTTCGTTTAGACTCCCCCAAAATGACCATATAGTTGAATCAATACCTCTCTACagcagtttcaacaaaaactgtgtAAGGGCAGGATTTATTGTAGGACTCTAGTGTTGGTCTGCATTAGTTCAAATAAACTGGCGACTGATTATAAACAAATATAACcatgaaactgtgaaacaatccaataaagttttaaaacttttttcatCATTGTGAAAAATCCTGCTTCTTTCAACAAGCTCGCAGGAagtcatttttttgtaattCCAGTTATTTTTGTTTCAACATCCccaatgaataaaataaaaagaattatGAACTAAAgtctaaataataataatctaaaaaaaaaaaacaacaacaacacacacacacacacacacacacacacacacacacacacacacacactcgaaaTGTTTTGGGTGGATCAGATTGCAGTGGAGGACTTGGACTCTTGACCTCAGTATTTGTCGCATTTCCAAACTTTAAATAATTTCTCACAACAGGTTTGGGACGGTAACGCCCGGTGTTTGAGCTCTTCGTCTGCGAGCTGCTATCGTTatatcttattttgaaagcgCTATAGGAAGCGGTGCGTGTTGACAGTACGAGTATTGACGGAGCGCAGTgaagctgcaggcagcagcttgTCCGTAACTGCGGGCGCTGAAACACAAAACCTTTCTTGGAAACAGATTCCTGGAACCTCCGTGAGTCcaaactgagctgagctgttttctgtgcagcagtTTACTGAATAAAGAGCTCACACTCAGTCTCACAGCTTCGCTCCCAGCACACCACCGGCGGCACACGCGgatatttcttatttcttatGACAATAACAGATAGTTACAAggaatgttttcagtttttttggcCATCACTCGAGACTATTCGGACGTGATAATTAATTATTCAATGTGAGAGACTGCTGGATTATTTCCTGCACTGGGTTTTCAAACTGGTCGCGATCCTGATGATTTTCCTTCATTTAAGGTAAGATTATTTTCAAGAattattttgtaaaaatgtgttctttcaaaatctgttttgttCGAGCATTTTCCTGTGGATATATAGACAGGCTAATAATTGCCTACTGGCTGAATGATTAGCCGTAAGACTGCGAGCCCTGGGTTAGTTTTTAGCTACGTGTGTGAATCTTTTCGGCTCATGAGGCTATTTCAGTGTCTCAGTTAGAGAAGGTTCAGCTCTATTTAAGTACGTGTTTGGGTGCTGCATTTCTACTGTTTGCCTCGTAATTGTTAGTTTAATTGCTCTTTTAGTATTTACATTTCGATTCTTAGTTCATTTCTATACTTTTAgttatatattttattacttTATCTATCGGCACTTCTCtccttgtgctgctgcaacaccCAAAATTCTTTTCTACGGATTTTTCAACACGTTAACACAAACAAGGACGGATCCAGCAATACCTACAGTACACACTGGCCGCAAGAGCGAAACGTCTGACTTAGATCCATGACATATGATCTACATGACGCATAATATGCTTAGAGATGAgtgcacactcactcacattaATATGTTTTGTGAGTATAAATGGGAAAATATCAGcgtctttgcgtgtgtgtgtgtgtgtgtgtgtgtgcgtgtgcgtgtgtgtgtgtgtgtgtgtgtgtgtgtgtgtgtgtgtgtgtaagaaaacGCTCAGTCCATTTATAGTTGACAGTGATGtatgtttttggtttggttcttttttttcttttgcactttatgttttttggtttgttttagtttgttgGTTGCATTTGAGCTTGTTACCTTATTTGGGGCAATGACGGAGAGTCATTGTGAGATTTGTGTAGCTTACTTTACGGGAGAGAGTTTTTGGAGCAGAGCACAATATGAGCTTGTGCAAAAGTCTTCTTTGATACGTAAgaaatttattattttgttgatgCTCAAATGTCAACATTATGTCAGCAGGCCTGCTGTCAGTCAGGAATGGTTGCCCGGGCAGTGACCGCCGTCCATCATGAGGAGCGCAGAGGTTCATGCTGCCCgcatccctctcctccaccctggGACCCAGCAGAGGACCTCCATAGCATCACCACCACCTTCCAGTATCTACAGACATCAGGTACACCAGCTGTCTCACTGATTTTGATTTCACATTTTATCTCAGGTAAGCACTGTTTATTTGATGTGGTAGATGTTTAGAGAAGCGTGATGGTGCACTACACATGGTGTTGCAGGTGGTATTGTGAGTGAGTTTAGGAATCAAATCTAGCTCCAACGCTTCCACTAACATCATTCGTATGGGTATATGAAAACAATCTATctttgtgtaaaaataaaaactgacatCCAAACCATCTGTCCGGTCACAGGCTGGTACTGGGGCTCCATCTCAGCGAGTGAAGCTCGGGAAGCTCTCCTGAAAAAGTCTGAAGGCACATTTCTCATTCGGGACAGCAGTCATCCTCAGTACATGCTGGCCCTGTCGGTGAAGACCCACTGTGGACCTACCAGTGTTCGCATAGAGTACAGCAGGGGTTCTTTCTGGCTGGACTCTATTTCCCCTGACCTGCCTCATCTGCAGTCCTTCCCAGATGTTCTCAGCCTCATACAGCACTACATGGGCTCGGGCCACACACCGCAGAGCCAGGCGTCTGATGACATCCATCCCAAAACAAAGCCTGACCCTGCCATGCACGCAGCTAAAGACAGCGGAGTGCCTCTGAAACTGATGCACCCGCTGCACAAACCGGAGGCCTTCCCTTCTTTGCAGCACCTGACGCGCCTCACCATCAACAGACACGCCAGCTGTCCCGACCAGCTGCCACTCCCAAAGCCTCTGCTGCGCTACCTGCAGGACTACCCTTTCCACATATGAGGGTCCCTGTCCCTGTGGtacaggacacagagacaataACATTGGCCAGGGTCACACTCCGTGAAACCACACTGTGAATCTGGGACAGTTTGACCCTCCAGGCTACAGACAACAGCCCAGCGGGAGAATATTGAAATGCTTAATAAACCTCAGTGAGGAAGCACGGTCATTGTACAGTGCTACTGTTGTTCTCCAGaataatgtttttattatttttatatgtcTGTTTCAGCTATTGTGaattaattttatttctatAATGCCAACATGTgagttcttgtttttttgttcctcctccaccagtaAGAAGAGAGT
This region includes:
- the LOC139350923 gene encoding cytokine-inducible SH2-containing protein-like is translated as MVARAVTAVHHEERRGSCCPHPSPPPWDPAEDLHSITTTFQYLQTSGWYWGSISASEAREALLKKSEGTFLIRDSSHPQYMLALSVKTHCGPTSVRIEYSRGSFWLDSISPDLPHLQSFPDVLSLIQHYMGSGHTPQSQASDDIHPKTKPDPAMHAAKDSGVPLKLMHPLHKPEAFPSLQHLTRLTINRHASCPDQLPLPKPLLRYLQDYPFHI
- the LOC139328758 gene encoding twinfilin-2-like, yielding MSHQTGINATSELREFLARARGGAIRIMKIVIRNEELVLDWYREPAQSWDKDYDQFLLPLLTPQEPCYILYRLDSQNAQGYEWIFIAWSPDQSPVRQKMVYAATRATLKKEFGGGHIKDEVFGTVEDDLCFQGYLRHMSSCCSPAPLTAAEQELQRIKVTEVTMEFGLDKRAQTLQGLAFPLQEEAKRALQQLKQRRINYIQLRLDVEKETIELVHTKPTETQELPYRIPTDSPRYHFFIFKHSHQGQLQEALVFIYSMPGYTCSIKERMLYSSCKNRLLDEVERDYQLEVTKKMEIDSGDGLTEDFLYEEVHPMEHTLKQAFAKPRGPGGKRGNKRLIKGAGENGDES